The window GGCGATAACCAACGGAAGGAAGGAGAAAGGGCATGGGGGCGAAACGGTTCCTGGCGTGGTTCGCGGTGATTTCGGTTCTGGCTCTTCCGGCGGTCGCTTCGGCCGAGATGAAGGGGCACGAGGGGATGTCGGGGATGGGGAAGGATCATGCGGGCATGAAGATGGATGGGCACGCCGCGTCGGGCGGGCACGACATGGCGAAGATGGGGGACAAGGCGTTCTCCGGGAAGATCGGCCCCTGGAAGGGAGAAGCGCGCATCATGGACATGAAGGCGCACCTCGAGGCGTCCGGGATGAAGGCGCAGGGGGCGATGCCGAACTCCCACCACCTCGCGCTCTCCCTGACCGACGCGGCGAAGAAGCCCGTTACGGAGGGGAAGGGGACGGTCACGGTGATCGGGCCGGACGGGAAGGAGGCGAAGGCCTCGTTCATGGTCATGCAGGGACATTTCGGCGCCGACGTGAACCTCCCCAAGCCGGGGAAGTACGCGTTCAAGGTTGCGGTCGAGTCGGGCGGAAAGAAGGGGAGCGCCACGTTCTCCTACACGGTGAAGTAGCTTCCCCGGGATCTTGCGGATGGGGGGGCGGCGCGAATGCCGCGCCGCCCCCCCCCGCGGCGGATATCGGTTATGGACGGAGGGTGCATCCGATGAAGGTTCAACAGATCCGGTCGATCGCGAAAGGATTGGGCGTGCGGCCCGCCCGGAAGACCAAGGCGGAAATCATCCGGGCCGTCCAGGAGGCGGAGGGGAACTTCCCCTGCTTCGGATCGGCCATGGACGGTTCCTGCGACCAGGACGTTTGCTCCTGGCGGGAAGATTGCCTGAAGCCGCGAAACCCCGGCGTCGCGGGGTGACGCGCCGCCGCTTCGGAGTGTCCGCGGCCTGACGGCAAGGACGGCTCGCGCCATGGGGAATGCCCCCGTCATCTGCGGCCCCTGGAGAAGGGCGGGGATCGTCGCCGCGTCGGTCTCGACCGTCGCGGCCGCGCATTTCCTCACCCCTCCCGGGCTGCACGGCCTGCACTGGATCCACATCCTCCTCCAGAAACTCTTCTATCTTCCCATCCTGATGGCGGCCGCCTGGTTCCGTGTACGGGGGACGGTCCTGGCCGCGTCCGCGGTGAGCGCCCTCTTCGGGGCCCACGTTCTGCTGGACTGGAGCGGATTCCGGATGACGCAGGCGGAACAGATCGGGGAGATCGTCAGCTTCTGGATCATCGCGGCGACCGCGTCGTTCCTCTTCCGGAGGGAACGGAAGGCGCTGGAGGAGGCGGCGGAGGCCCACCGGGAAACGATCGGGGCGCTGGCCTCCTCCCTCGACCTGCGGGAGCGCGAGACCGGGATGCATTCGAAACGCGTACAGGAGTACGCGCTGCTCCTGGCCCGGCGGCTCGGGATCAAGGACGGGGAGCCGTGGGAGAGCCTGGAGATGGGAGCCCTGCTGCACGACGTCGGGAAGATCGGCGTGCCGGACGGCATTCTCCTGAAGAAAGGCGGGCTGACCGACGAGGAGCGGGACGTGGTCCGTCGCCATCCCGAGCTCGGCGCCTCGCTGCTGCGGCGGATCCCGTTCCTGTCCGGCGCGCGGGAGATCGTCCAGGCCCACCACGAGAAGTACGACGGATCGGGATACCCGCGGGGGCTCCGGGGGGACGCCATCCCGATCGGAGCGAGGATCTTCGCGGTCGCCGACGTCTTCGACGCCCTGACGACCGACCGCCCGTACCGTCCCGCGGACGGGTACCGCAAGGCGATCGGCTGGATCGTCGACCAGCGGGGGGCCTCGTTCGATCCGGGGGTGGTCGACGCCTTTCTCCGGATCCCGTACGGGGAGTTGCGCGAGCTCGCGGCCCGGTTCGGGGTGACGCTGGCGGAGTAGCGGCGGTCTAGTCCCTGAACTTCGCGTGGCAGGCGGCGCAGGTTTCAAGGACGCGGCCGTAGGCCGACGCGATTCCCGGAATGCCGCCGGAACGCGCCGCCCCCGACAGCTTGCCGATCCGCTTCTTCAGCTCCGCATAGAGACCCTTGAACTCCTGTATCCGTGTGGAGTTCTTGTGGGGAACATCCTTCTCGTGACCCGCAAGGGCTTCCATCAACCGGGCTGCCTGGTCCCGGGCTTCGGAAACGTTC of the Deltaproteobacteria bacterium genome contains:
- a CDS encoding cytochrome c; amino-acid sequence: MRFSRKMSRLAFFLSCLSCLAVVPHATAHDPAAHRENPAAADEQAMKAQHERMENFKTAMSSLLEAIVDGNVSEARDQAARLMEALAGHEKDVPHKNSTRIQEFKGLYAELKKRIGKLSGAARSGGIPGIASAYGRVLETCAACHAKFRD
- a CDS encoding HD domain-containing protein, with protein sequence MGNAPVICGPWRRAGIVAASVSTVAAAHFLTPPGLHGLHWIHILLQKLFYLPILMAAAWFRVRGTVLAASAVSALFGAHVLLDWSGFRMTQAEQIGEIVSFWIIAATASFLFRRERKALEEAAEAHRETIGALASSLDLRERETGMHSKRVQEYALLLARRLGIKDGEPWESLEMGALLHDVGKIGVPDGILLKKGGLTDEERDVVRRHPELGASLLRRIPFLSGAREIVQAHHEKYDGSGYPRGLRGDAIPIGARIFAVADVFDALTTDRPYRPADGYRKAIGWIVDQRGASFDPGVVDAFLRIPYGELRELAARFGVTLAE
- a CDS encoding SAP domain-containing protein, translating into MKVQQIRSIAKGLGVRPARKTKAEIIRAVQEAEGNFPCFGSAMDGSCDQDVCSWREDCLKPRNPGVAG